Proteins encoded together in one Miscanthus floridulus cultivar M001 chromosome 16, ASM1932011v1, whole genome shotgun sequence window:
- the LOC136513811 gene encoding GTPase ERA1, chloroplastic-like, whose translation MELGLALRFLAPPPLLPPCLSHRALALPPDFISPCVLQGRRVLASRLKHGAGAVGNAIMTYSGVEEDEMVEEEMEEDKAEPAVSTRPRLELIEKPDRSLALLDEYDSEELGSSLCANHRSGYVAVLGKPNVGKSTLINQMVGQKLSIVTDKPQTTRHRILGICSEPEYQIILYDTPGVIKKEMHKLDSMMMKNVRSAIGSADCVLVVADACKAPEKIDEMLEEGVGNKDIGLPVLLVLNKKDLIKPGEIAKKLEWYQKFTNVDDVIPISAKFGNGVDDIKEWILSKLPLGPAYYPKDIASEHPERFFVGEIVREKIFVQYRQEIPYSCQVNVVSYKSRPSAKDFIQVDILVEKESQRSIILGKDGKAIKMLATASRLDIEDFLQKKVYLEIEVKVKENWRQDERLLKRYGYGGEIQAL comes from the exons ATGGAGCTTGGCCTCGCTCTCCggttcctcgcgccgccgccgttgctgccgCCGTGTCTCTCCCATAGAGCTCTTGCTCTTCCACCGGATTTTATTTCCCCGTGTGTGCTGCAAGGAAGACGCGTCCTAGCCTCGAGACTGAAGCATGGAGCTGGGGCTGTGGGCAATGCGATTATGACCTATTCAGGAGTGGAAGAGGATGAGATGGTGGAAGAAGAAATGGAGGAGGACAAAGCTGAACCGGCGGTGAGCACGAGGCCGCGCCTGGAGCTCATCGAGAAGCCGGACCGGAGCCTGGCGCTGCTGGATGAGTACGATTCGGAGGAACTTGGCTCCTCTCTTTGCGCCAATCACCGCAGCG GCTATGTTGCTGTATTGGGGAAGCCAAATGTTGGCAAGAGCACCCTTATAAACCAAATGGTTGGTCAGAAACTTTCAATTGTAACAGATAAACCGCAAACGACAAGACATCGCATTCTTGGTATATGTTCTGAACCAGAATACCAG ATTATACTTTATGACACTCCTGGTGTTATTAAAAAGGAGATGCATAAGCTGGACAGTATGATGATGAAGAATGTCAGGAGCGCTATCGGCAGTGCGGACTGTGTGCTTGTTGTTGCTGATGCTTGCAAAGCGCCTGAAAAG ATTGATGAAATGCTTGAAGAAGGTGTGGGAAACAAAGATATTGGACTTCCTGTACTGCTGGTATTGAACAAGAAAGATCTCATAAAACCCGGAGAAATCGCAAAGAAACTTGAG TGGTACCAAAAATTTACTAATGTTGATGATGTTATACCAATAAGTGCTAAATTTGGTAATGGGGTGGATGATATCAAGGAGTGGATATTGTCAAAGCTCCCTCTGGGTCCTGCTTACTACCCCAAG GATATAGCTAGTGAACACCCCGAGAGATTTTTTGTTGGTGAAATTGTGAGGGAAAAGATTTTTGTTCAATACAGGCAGGAAATTCCTTATTCATGCCAG GTTAATGTTGTCAGTTACAAAAGTAGGCCTAGTGCCAAGGACTTCATTCAAGTTGACATACTTGTTGAGAAAGAATCACAAAGAAGCATTATACTAGGGAAG GATGGCAAAGCCATAAAGATGTTGGCAACCGCGTCAAGGCTTGACATCGAGGATTTCCTACAAAAGAAAGTCTACCTTGAG ATAGAGGTCAAAGTGAAGGAAAACTGGCGGCAAGACGAGCGGCTTCTGAAGCGGTATGGCTATGGCGGCGAGATCCAAGCACTGTGA